DNA from Verrucomicrobiaceae bacterium:
ATCCTCCGCATGATGGCCCTCGTATTGCAGGCGGAAAATCGGTTTCTTGATGCCGTGGAGGCTGGTGCTGGCTGCACGATCAAAGACCGATTCCGGTGTAATGAGCCGCAGACTCGCCAGCGGCAGGTTTTGTGCTCCGAGATCGAGCCTCAGCAGCGTGGAGCCGTCTTTTTCTTCGCGTGCGACGATGCGAGTGGTGTGTGGCAAGACCTGGCGCTGCTCCAGCTCGCCCACGGCATGCACGCCAGTGAAAACGACCGGCTCAGTGCGTGAATCTTCCACCCGCAGTCGAAAATGCCGCCAAGTGTCCGCAGGCAGAGCGAGCTCCATTTTTTGAAAGCCCACCTGGCGGCATAGAATCACATTTTCGGCCAGTTTTTGCCAATCTGATCCATCGCGACTGGCCTCCAGCGTCACGGCTTTGATGAAGGTACTGTCGCTCGTGCCGAAACGCAGCAGATTCACCGGTTTGGAGCCACTGAGTTGGAACTCCAACTGCGTCGTCTGGCCTTCGAGCGTCTGTTTCAGTCCCTTGGCGTCTTCTTCATGCAGTTTTGGCAAAGTGGGCGTCAGCAGCACATAGGGCATCTCCACGCCCGTCGGACTCAGCAGGCGTAAATCGCCCAAATTCATCACCGAGGCATCCAGCAGCGCAGGATCGAGCTCCACACGATGCAGGCCAGTCTGCGACACGCTCAGGCGCTGCTGATGCGTCCAGGCGGCGTGATCGGCTGCTAAGGAGCAAATATTTGAAGCGATTAGTGCCAGCGTAACGATGTATTTCATGAATAGAATGTCTGTGCCCAAAAAGAGCGGATTTAGCCCCATTCGCCATTCCCAAGCTTGTGCGGGTGACGCTCAATAAGAGCATATATAAACTCCACGATGCTGCGCAGGCAGACAGGACACCGCAAATCGCCAGGAAACTTCTCTTGGGCCGCGCTCCCACATCCTGGGCAAAACCAATCGCCGCCAATGCCATGTGGTTTTCCGTTATACGTGAACACAGCATCTTTGGGTCTTCGTATTTGAGTAACATAGCAATCTCTCAGTCTGCTTTCCAGATTCTGAGAAAGACCCATTTCGCCTCGAACGCACTCTAAGCCGCCGTTGGCTGACTCGGTTAAAAGGTCACCGCATTTTGGACAATGTAGTTTCATGATTTCGGTTCGTCTTGGAGATAGCGCTGATAGAGATAGGAGGCCGCCAGGGCGATGATCGCCACCACCATGAGTGCGGCTACGCGGTAGATGTTGCCGATGTTGGCTAGGTCATTGAAGAAAAGCTTGAGGAGTGCCACGACGAGTAAGGCGATGCCGACATAGCGTGTGGGCGCATTCCGCTTCCAGATGCCGAGCATGAGCAAAGCGAGCGCAAAGAGCGACCACGCGATGGTCGTCGTCATGTCGCGAACGAAGCTGTGATTGAAATCCAGCACACGCACCACACTCCCCGGCTCGGTGAAGTAATCAGCGATTTGGTAATTCATGAGCAGAAAGATCAACGCCGTGCCCATGCCGATGAAAAGGCCGCGCAAATTCACCTCACGCCACAGATGAGCAGGCGGCGTGAGCATTTTCGCTGCTGCGAACATGGCCAGTGCCGTCAGTGTGAGTGCGTAGAGCGGCCAATTCATGAAAGCGGTATCGCCACGCAGTTGCGCATGCCACAGGTCCGAATTGAGCGCTAAACGAGCAAAGGAAGCCACAAGCAAAGCTGCGCCTGTGATGCGCAGGCCATCATGCGGCACGCGGCGGAAGATCCAGCACAGTGCTGCACCCTCCAGCGCCCAGCCGAGCGTGATCCACTGCCGCTCAAACTGCACCGGGAACACCAGCGTGATGAAAAACAACGCCACTCCACCATACCACGCGAGCTGCGTGAGCCGCGCTGGATTTTGAAGTTGCCCTGTTCCTGCGGAACAGGGACTTCCTTGTTGCGCAGCAACAAGGCTACTTTGCTTCAAAATGAAGATCAGCATGAGCAGCGGAGCCAGCGCAAAGCCGAGTGGTAGCAGTCCCATCGCCCCATTCGGCCACGCTAGAATCACCGTGCGATAGACCAGCCCGAAGAAGCCGAGCCCCGCCGCTGCGGAGGCGATCCACGGCAGCTTCCGCGTGGCGAAGAAGTCTCTGAAGAGCAGCGGAAACAGCGTGAACAACAAGTAAAAGCCCAGATGCCACAGCAGCGGCACCACCGGCCACTCCGCGCGGAAGCTCTGCCCATGCCATGACCACGCCAGCGCGAGCACACAGCCCAATGCCGTCGGCACGAGCTGCGTGATGCCACTCACGCGTGCCAGCCCGAGCATGAAGACCACCAGCAGCAGCGCGAGGCCAAACATGGGCGATGGGTCCGCCACATGCAGATGCAGCGTCGCGGCGATCAGCAGGACGAAGGGCATCACCGCCGCGCTCACCGGCAAAAGGCCTGCGAACTGCGCCTGGGGCCGCTTTTTCGCCAGGAAACTGCACGCCGCGACGAATACCAGGCTGAAGCCACCGAGCACGCTCAAAAACGGCGCGAGGCTCAGTGTGGCATCCGCAGGCAATCGCATGAAAAGCCACATACCAACTGTGATCACCGTCAGAGCCAGTGCGACGAGCACCGGAGCCAGCGCCCCAGTCACCAAAGCAACACCGATGACCAGCGCATCTGCCAGCAGCACCGCTGGCCACAGCGCAAGGCTGACTTGTTCGAGGAAGAGCACCGGCATCATCATGAGCAGCAGGGTGACCACGGGTGTCCAGCTCATGAAGCCCTGCACCGCCTCACCACGCCGCTGCCACAGCACTGCGAAGCCCGTGTGCAACACCCCAAAGAGCAAATACAGCCCCAGCGCCCACGGCAGCAGCTCCTGGCGCAGACTCAGACTCGTCCAGCTCATCAAATGCAGAAAGCCCAGGCCCGCGCTGATGCCCTGCGCCATTTTCACCTGTGGTTTCAGCCACACGATGGCCATCACCAGCACACTCAGGCCCAGCACCAGCGTGTAGAGCACTCCAGGACGAGCTGAGACACTGCTGAAGCTGAGAAACACAAACGCCGCCAGCATCCCGCCGCCACAGAGCATCAGGGCTCCATTCGTGGGTGCATGCTCATCTCGACGCGACCAGATCAGCGCGGCGGTGAAGAGCGTCGCAAAACCCAGCAACACTCCCACCGGCACCCAAGTGGCTGTGCCGTATGCGTAGCCACTGCTCGTCCAGAATTTCTCCAGCCACCCGAGCTGCATCACCAGCACACCACCAGCGGCGAGTGGGATGAGGTGATGCCATTTCGTATGCTTCACCACGGCCAGCACGCCGAGGCACAGCAGCGCGATGTAGCTCCACAGGCCGAGCGGATTGTCCTGCCCAGTGGAGCACAAGATCGGTGTCAAAAAGCCACCCAGGATGCCCAGAATGGCGACGACCTGTGCACGCAGCCGCACCGCTAAGATGAAGGCCACCGCGGTGATCACCGCCATGAAACCAAAGGTGAACATCGCACTCTCAAACGGCCCGATACGCCACAGCGAATGCCCCGCAAAGGTCACGCCATACAGCGCCACGATACCCGTGGCACACAGCGTCTGCGCTAGCGTGATGTAGCGCGGCCTGCGGTGCATGATGACACCGCCGATGACCAGCCCCACACCCGTGATGAGCCCCATCGCCATGCGCAGTGCGGGAGAGATCCAGCCCTGCTCCATGCTGTGCTTCACAAAGAAGACGATGCCCAAAAACAGCGCCAAACCGCCTACCCATGCGAAGAGCTTCGCTCCCATGAACTGCTCCAGATTGATCGGCGGCAGTTTGGGCAGTGGCGGCGGCGATTTCGGCAAAATGGGCTCCACAGGCGGGATTTCGCGTTTCGGCTCCACTTTGGGCATTTCAGGCTGCACCTCGATTTGCGGCGCTGGCTCGAGATAGGCTGGTGGAGGCACAAAAACCGGTTTTTTCGGCTCTGGCTGCGGTTTGGGTGCGGGAGCCGGTTTGTCACCGATGACGTCGCTGACATGCGTGGAGAGCTTATTGATGCGCTCGATCTGTGTGGCGTGGATGTTTTGCATCCGCGACAGCTCGTGGCGGAGTGCCGCCGCCTCACGTTTAGCACCAGAAGCCGTGACCATGGCTGCGATGGGTAAGATGAAGACAATGGCGATGAGCAGGAGTATGATGATTTCCATGACGCTGTGAAGTCTGCCGCAAAGCCGCGTGTCTTGAAATTGATATTCACGCGGCGGTCATTGAGGAAAGCGATGGAGATGCCTGATCACGCTACGCCGACGGCCCTGCGCAAGACATCCAGCTCTTTCAGCGGCAGTGCATCGACCTTGTCATGCACGGGGTAGCTTTTTTCACCGGGGTGGATGATCCACGCGTGCTCGAGCTTGAGGTCGTCGAGGGCGATGTGGAGGGATTTGGTCATCTTGGGGCCATCGTTGACCTTGAACTCGACGCCGTAGGCCTTGCCACCGCGGAAGAGCAGCAGATCGAGCTCGGCACCTGCATGGGTGCCCCAGTAGTAGGTGTCCGCGCTGCCACAAAGAGCCAGCACCTGCTCCAGCGCATAGCCTTCCCA
Protein-coding regions in this window:
- a CDS encoding DUF2339 domain-containing protein — protein: MEIIILLLIAIVFILPIAAMVTASGAKREAAALRHELSRMQNIHATQIERINKLSTHVSDVIGDKPAPAPKPQPEPKKPVFVPPPAYLEPAPQIEVQPEMPKVEPKREIPPVEPILPKSPPPLPKLPPINLEQFMGAKLFAWVGGLALFLGIVFFVKHSMEQGWISPALRMAMGLITGVGLVIGGVIMHRRPRYITLAQTLCATGIVALYGVTFAGHSLWRIGPFESAMFTFGFMAVITAVAFILAVRLRAQVVAILGILGGFLTPILCSTGQDNPLGLWSYIALLCLGVLAVVKHTKWHHLIPLAAGGVLVMQLGWLEKFWTSSGYAYGTATWVPVGVLLGFATLFTAALIWSRRDEHAPTNGALMLCGGGMLAAFVFLSFSSVSARPGVLYTLVLGLSVLVMAIVWLKPQVKMAQGISAGLGFLHLMSWTSLSLRQELLPWALGLYLLFGVLHTGFAVLWQRRGEAVQGFMSWTPVVTLLLMMMPVLFLEQVSLALWPAVLLADALVIGVALVTGALAPVLVALALTVITVGMWLFMRLPADATLSLAPFLSVLGGFSLVFVAACSFLAKKRPQAQFAGLLPVSAAVMPFVLLIAATLHLHVADPSPMFGLALLLVVFMLGLARVSGITQLVPTALGCVLALAWSWHGQSFRAEWPVVPLLWHLGFYLLFTLFPLLFRDFFATRKLPWIASAAAGLGFFGLVYRTVILAWPNGAMGLLPLGFALAPLLMLIFILKQSSLVAAQQGSPCSAGTGQLQNPARLTQLAWYGGVALFFITLVFPVQFERQWITLGWALEGAALCWIFRRVPHDGLRITGAALLVASFARLALNSDLWHAQLRGDTAFMNWPLYALTLTALAMFAAAKMLTPPAHLWREVNLRGLFIGMGTALIFLLMNYQIADYFTEPGSVVRVLDFNHSFVRDMTTTIAWSLFALALLMLGIWKRNAPTRYVGIALLVVALLKLFFNDLANIGNIYRVAALMVVAIIALAASYLYQRYLQDEPKS